Sequence from the Rhodococcus jostii RHA1 genome:
CCTCGACGACGATGCCGTCGTCCGGCCAGGGTAGTGCGTCGAGATCGACTTCGGACTCCTCGTCGACGGTCACCTCACGGAGCCGCGTCAGGTCCAGGCACACCGAGCCGGACCGCACCGCGCGCACCGCCAGCGCGGTGGCCAGTACGACGTCTTCCGAGGATTCGCCTCCGAGCGCCGACAACCGCAACGCGACGTGCACGTCCGCGGCGGCGAGCACACCGGCCTCGTTGAACACCCGCAGCATTCCCTTGCCGCGCTGCGCCACCTGCACCTCGGTCATCGCGTCCCCTCGTGCTCGGAGGCCGACCCGGACAGCAGATCGGACAGCTCGGTGATCAACGCGGCGGGCGGTGCCCAGTCGAAGACTCCGCATCCGGGCGGGGTGTCGGGGCCGACCATTCCGCGAACGAACAGGTACTGGACGCCACCGAGGTGCACCGCCGGATCGTAGTTCGGTTGCCGCCAGCGCAGGTAGCGATGCAACGCAACGGAATACAGCAATGCCTGCAGCGGATAGTGCGCCCGCACCATCTCGGCGGCCATGCTCTCGCGGGTGTAGTGCGCGGTGGTGAGGTCGCCTTGCGCGAGGCGATTGGTCTTGTAGTCGACGACGACGTATCGCGGTCCGGGCAGTCGCAGCACGGCGTCGATGCTGCCGGTGAGGTATCCGCGCAGCGGGGTCGGTTCGAGTGTCTGCACGGCGTCGGCGTACGACCGCAGCGGATCGTCGACGGGAAGGTGGGTGCGCAGCAGCTCGCCGACGCCGTCGAGCATCACGGTGAGCGAGGGCGTGTCGCCGCCGGCCAGCGGCAGTTCGAAGTCGAGTTCCGCCAGCAGGTCTGCGGGTGCGATGTCGGCGAGCGTCGTTTCGGCCCCCGCGCCGAGGGGAGTCCGCAGCACGGGCAGCAGCGCCGTCGCCAGCTGGGCGGGGTCGATGTCCGACAACGTCGACGCGATCACGTCGCGGCAGCACCGCAGGACCTCTGCATCCAGGTCGGGTGCCGCGGTGTCGACGATCTCGAAGACGGCGTGGACGAGCGTGCCGAACGTCGCGCCGCCGGGCAGCTCGTTCATCGTCGACGCCACCCCCGAAGTGATGTCGGCCGGCGCCTGTAAGGGAGGTTCGGCCGGTTCGTCCGTCTTCTCCTCGACCTCGGCCTCACTGCCCACCGCGGGCGCGTCGTGCGCAGATGCCGTCAACGCCGAATACGACGTGCGACGCCATCGCGTGTCGAGCAGCCGCCGGAAGCGGGCGGCTTCCAGGTCTCCGCGGGGCTCCCGCTGTGGTGTCCACCCGACCCGCACGATCGGGTCGGAACCCACCGCCTCGACGGTCACCGTCTCCGGAGCTGCCGTCCCCCACGCGGACAACCGTTCCGCGACAACCGGATCCTCGGGAACGGTGACCTTCTGCGGGACCTCCCGCTGCCCGGGCTGCCGTCCCAGGATCATCCGGTGCAGCGGCGCGCCCGCCGTCGTGAACGCCGGTGCCCACCACACCACGAGCCCGCACATCGCCCGGGTGACCGCGACATACAGCAGCCGCAACTCCTCCCCCGCCTCTTCCGCGTCGTGCCGGTTCCTGCGGTCCGCGTAGCCGGGGCTGCCCGGACCACCGACGTCGAGGATGCGTCGTCCGTCGTCGTCGTGCAGCAGCAGTTTGCTCGGTTTCGAGATCTTGGCGGCGTCCCAGGCGTACGGCAGGTACACGAGCGGGAATTCGAGGCCCTTGCTGGCGTGGACGGTCGCGATCTGCACCGCCGCGGCGTCGCTGTCGAGTCGTCGGCTGCGGTCCACCCCACCCGAGGACGGATCCTTCATGCGCTCGGTGAGCCAGCGGGTGACGGCCGTCAGACCGAGCGACTGCTCGACGGCGGCACCGTTGAGCAACTGCGCCACGTGCCGGAGATCGGTCAGTGCCCGCTCGCCCGCTGCCACCCGCAGGAGTCTCGCCTCCAGCGCGGCGACCGCGGACAGTCGTTCGAACAGCGCCGCGAAACCGGACTGGGCGAACACCGCGCCCAGCTCCCGGAGCTGCCCACCGACCTCGGCGACGATGTCGTCGCCGCGAGCGTCGAGTTCCTCGGCCGTGTGTCCGAGCAGCGGGGTGAGCGCGGCCAGCCGCACCCGGTCGGACCGGTGCGGTTGCTCGATGGCCTGCAGGATCCAAAGCCAGTGCTGCGCAGCCGGAGTGGTGAAGACACTGGCCCCGCCGGCGAGCACGGACGGCACACCCGCCCGGTCGAGGGCGTCGTGGACCAGTGTGATCTGCGCGTTGGTGCGCACCAGGACGGCGATGTCGCCGGGTTCGACGAGTCGGGTGTCGCCCCCGACGTCGAGTGTCGCGCCGCCGTCGAGGAGAGCGACGACGTCGGCGGCGAGGTCTGCCGCGATCCGCTTCCGGAGCGGCCCGACCGCGGGGTATCCCGACTTGTTGATCGGCCCGGCGCCGGTCCTCGGCAGATACCGCAGCCGTAGCGGCGCGGCGCCCGTCAGACGCGACTTCGGTCTCGCACCGTCGACGCGGTGCACCACGATCTCGGGATGCCCGAGCGCGGCGCCGCCGTGCAGATATTCGAGGCCGTCGAGGAGTTCCTGATCGCTGCGCCAGTTGGTGGTCAACTCCTGGTGACGGTCGGCCGACCGCACCGCGTCCAGATAGCTGAGCACCTCCGCGCCGCGGAACGCGTAGATGGCCTGCTTCGGATCGCCGACGAGCACCACCGTTCCGCTGCCGTGGAACGTGCGGCGCAGAATGTCCCATTGCAGCGGGTCGGTGTCCTGGAACTCGTCGACGAGCACCACGCCGTAGCGTTCGCGGACACGCCGGCAGGCCGCCGCACCGTGCTCGGGATCGCTGAGGACGCGGTGGAGCAGCATCGGCAGATCGTCGAAGTCACGCAGACCCACTGCGCGTTTGCGCCGTTCGACTTCGGCGCGCACCGCCTCGGCGAACGCCACCCGGTCCCCGGCCGGGGTGCCCCGCGTATCTTCCGGGGCGAGCACGGCCTGCGGGTCGAAGATGGCGGCCCGGGCGGCCGCGGTGGCCTCCGCCGGCGTGAACGGGGCCGACTCGACGCGACTGTAGGCGCGCAGGTACAGGTCGGCGATCACCTCCGTCGTGAGGTCGTCGGCGGCCTCGACCAGGACCGTGTCGGGGTCGCGTTCGCCCGCGATGCCGAGCCCGTCGAGCATGCGCTGACAGAAGCTGTGGGTGGTGACGATGGTGGCGGCGTCGAAGTCCGACAATGCTTGCAGCAGGCGCCGGCGCCGCAGCGTCACCTCGCCGGTGTCGGCTTCGGCGAGATGCCGGATCAGCTGATCCGCGCTCAGCCGTGCCGCTGCCGGATCGGCCAATGCGGCTGCGGCGGAACCGAATCGTTCACGGGTGCGTTCCCGCAGCTCCTGCGTGGCCGCCCGGCTGAACGTCACCAGCAACAGCTGGGACAGGTCCACGCCTCCCTCGGCGACGAAGCGGGCGGCCAGGCCGACGATCGCGTACGTCTTGCCGGTGCCGGCGCTCGCCTCGAGCACCGTCGTACCCTCCGGCAGCGGACCGAGGAGGTCGAAACCGCGCGCGCCGGTCACGGCTGCGCCAACGTCTCGGCGGCGAGCAGCGGCGCCCACAGTTGCCGGGCGTAGTTCTCGATGGTCACCGCGTCGCCGAGGACGTCGATGCCCGGTGAGGACCCGTACACGTACGTGATGTGCCGGTCGCGTGAGTCACCGAAGTCACTGCTCCATTCCTTCCGGGCCGCCTCGATCGCGTCCTCCATGCTGCTGCCGCCGTGGCGTCGTTCGGCATACGCCGCCGACGCGCCCGTGGCGATCGGCAACGGCGCGTGCAGCCCCAGATCGCGCAGTTCGACGAGTCGCACCAACTCCTCCAGTGCGTTCTCGGGTGCGGTAAGGGTCGAGCGCCACGCCGGACGGCTGTACGCGCCGCGGCCGGTCGTCACGGCAGTCCATTCGGTCTCGTTGTCGGACGCCGCGACCGCCAGCAATTGCGCCCAGGCGGCGAGGCGGTGTTTCGGCCCCAACTTCGAATACGTGGTGGTCGCGATCACCGACCCGTGCACCCCGCCGACGGTGCCGGTGAGGCGCCGTCCGGAACCGAGATCGACATCGACGTCCACGGTTTCCGCCCGCCCGACATGCACGGACCCGCTGACGGCGACGAGCGACTCGACCGCGTGCTCGATTCCACCGAGCACCGACTCCCCCAACTTGAACGGCGGCAACGTCCCGCGGCGCCACTCCGCGGCGCGGAAGTCGGCCAGTTCGACTCCCGTCAGCCTCGCGACGAGCATCCTCTGGCCGAGATCCCACCGGGCCAGCGGATCGGGCGACACCTCCAGTGCGTCGGCGAGGTCCTCGTCCACGTCAGGGACCCGCAGCCCCAGCCGTTGCCGCAGAAACGCCTGCGTCGGGTGCACCAGGAACGCGATGAGGTCCGCGAGATCGACGTCCCCGAGGGGCGGCGGCACCAACGGTGCCGGCAGGAATGCGGGCTCCGGTTCAGGCGGGTGCTGCGCGGCACGGGCACCGGCCAGCGCCGCCCGATCGAAACTGAACGGGTGCTCGGGCCGGAAGTTGCGTGCATCGAACGGCTGCAACGGATGCCGGGTCACGATACCGGGCAGGGCGTCGCTCCCGACGGTGGCCGCCACCGCGTCGAGCAATTCGGACAGCGGGATCGCCGGCGGCCGGGACATGCCGGTGACGGGGTCGGCGCCCGTATAGAACAGCAGGAGTTTCTCACTCGCCGACATCACGGCGTCGAGCAGCAACTGCCGGTCCTCGCTGCGCGGGTCGCGTTCGCCGAGAAGCGGATTACGGGCCAGCACGTCGTCGCCGTCCACGCTCACCCCGCGCGGGAACACTTCGTCGTCGAGGCCGAGGAGAACGACCACGCGGTGCGGCACCGACCGCATCGGCACCATGGTGCACACCGTCAGCTCGCCGGTGCGGAAGTTCGCGCGGGTGGGGCGGCCCGCGAGCCGGGTGGCCAGCATCGCGCGCACGTCCGACAGTCGCAGGACCGCGTCGCCGCCGTGCTCCATCGCCGACCCGAGTTCTCGTCGCGCCTGCGCGAGTTGCCACGTGTCGGCGGCGCTGACGTCGACGAGCAGATCGAGTGCCCGGGTGAGCGCGCTCGACCAGTCCGCGACCGACTGCGGCCCGCCGAGCCCGCGCAGCGCGACGTCGAGCCGGTCGACGAATTCGGCGAGCCGACCGGTGAGGTCGATGTCGTTGCTGTCGACGTCGTCGAGCGGCAGCGCCAGGGCGAGCCATTCGCCGTCGGACTCGTCGGCGGCGGCACCGAGCAGGATGCGGTCGAGCGCGGTGGTGAACGTGTTCTGCGGGAAGTCGCCGAGACCGAACGCCGCGCGCTGCCGCGGACCGATTCCCCAGCGGGCTCCTGTCGCGGTCGCCCACTCCCGGATCCGTTCGAGGTCGTCGTCGCCGAACCGGAACCGCCTGCGCACCGGCGCGGCCGCCGACAGGTCGAGGACCTGGCTCGCCGTCACCCTCGCGTCGGCGAGTTCGAGGAGAGTCGACACCACGGCGAGAACCGGATTGGTCTGGTGCAGGGCACGGTCCGCGAGCCGAACCCGCAGACGATGGCCGGGATGCCCGAGCACGTCCTGCCCGAACGCCGCCCGGATCAGCGGGGCGTACGACTCGACGTCGGGGCACATGACGAGCACGTCACGCGGTTCGAGAGTCGGATCGTCCTCGAAGAGATGTAGGAGGCATTCGCGCAGGACCTCCACCTGGCGGGCCGGTCCGTGACAGGCGTGGACCTGGACGGAGGTGTCGGCCGTGCATTCGGCGAGCGCGGGCGCCCGGTCGTCCCGGACATCCGCCTGGAGGCACCCCAGCAGGGAGTCGCGGGGCGCAGGCCCCTCGTGGTGGAGGTCGTCGACGTCGAGGCGGGTCAGCCTCGACTCGAGTTCGCGGACGTCCCGCGCCAGGCTCGACAGCAGCGGGTGGGCGACGGACAGCGCGGTGGGGTCGTCGGCACGTGCGAGCACGCTGTCCGCCGTCGACAACGACGACCACATGGTGGGACTCGGATGCGGAAGCCACAGGTGCACATCACGATTGACGGCGAGGGCGGCGAGGACGGCGATCTGATCGGTCGCGAGCCGCGTCGGACCGAACAGTGATAATCGGGCGGGGAGTTCGACGAGATCCGGTTCCGCGCGCAGCCGGGCGCAGGCGGAGTCGAGCCGCTCGGCGGGAGCGGGGCTGCCGATCTTCTCGCGCAGCCGCCGCCACAGTTCGGCCTGCCAGAGAAGGTCGTCGTCGAGTGGACCGCCCGCACCGTCGGTGTCGCGACCACCGGCCCAGTCGACCAGCATCGCCGGCCGCTGCGCGGCGTAGCTGCGGAACAGATCGGTGAGGTGTGACGCGGTGGCGTAGCGCCGGCCCGGCCGGTGATCGTCCGGGTCGCGGTCCGGGAGACCGTGCCCGAGGTGTTTCGCGAGGACGGCGCACCAGGGCTCACTGAGGCAGTCGTCGACGACGCCGAGCAACGCCCACAGCACCCGGGACGGATTCCACGGATCGTCGTCGGCGGACACCCCGGTGGCGGCGGCGAGGCACTCGTCGACGAGCCGGGTCGGTGACGGGAAGTCGATGTTCGCGGCCACCCCGTCGCCGACGCCGGGCCGGGCACCGAGCGCGGTCGAGAGCCGCTGTGTGAGCCAGCGCTCCACCCCCTTCGCCGGGACAGCCACGACCTCCCGGGCGAACGGATCGGACAGCGGGGTCGCGAGCACGTCGCCGAGAGCCGACGCGAGAGTGGTGGAACGCTCGGCGCGATGCAGTACGAGCACGTGGCCTCCCTTCGCTCCCCAACTCCGGTCGGCTCAGACTTACCACACCCCACCGACTCGGGAGGCCCACTCTGCAGGTGAGTGGCAAAGTGTGCCGGGGCACGCTTCGCCACGCACGTCAGCGGCCGGGGCGCGCCTGGGTGAGGTGCGGGACCCAGCCGTGGGTGGGCCACTTCTTCAGACCGACCTTGGCGGGGACGATGCGCTTGTTCACGAATTGGCTCTCCAGTTCGGTGTCGGGCTCGCCGGTGAACCGCCACAGCGCCGCGTCACCGGGTCGTGCGACCGACGACCAGGACTTGGCACGGTATGCGGCTCGAACGATGTTGTCCGCGAACACGATCACCGGGATGTCGTCGGTGTTGCGCACGGCAGCGCCCGCCGCCCACGCGCCGCGGGACAGTTCGTACACCTCTTCCGGCGTCACGCCGCGCCGAGATGCGGCGGGCACCTCGAGGACGACGCAGGGGGTGGGGAGGTTCGGGACGGGTTCTGCTGCGTACTGCAACACGAGGTCGTCGACGGGCACCGCGCGATGCTCGCCCGCGCCACCGGCGAGATTGCTGAGCACGGCACCGTCGTTCAGCCCGAGCGCTCCCACGACTCCGCTGCGCACCGCACCGGCGACGTCACCGGTGTCGGCGATCCGATGCGCCACGATGTAGTGCTCGACCTCGTGGCCGGAGTCGTAGATCTCGCGGATGCGGGCGATCGTCGCGGCCTTCACCTCGGCGGTGTCGGTCTCCGGATCCTCGAGCGTCTTCCGGTGCTCGTTCTCGGCCAACGCCTCCCACACGTAGCCGTACACCCGGGTGCCGCGCCCGGCGCCGACGTAGAACACCGACCTGTTGCGGGGATCGAGGAGCGCGTAGACGTAGGTGCCGAGTTCCTCACCGACCCGCTTCGGGAAGGGCTGCGGCGCGTGGCGGGTCTGATACACCTCCTTCAGGATCAGGCGCAGCGCCGCCAGTTTCAACGCGACGGGTACACCGCCGTCGATGCCGTCGAAGAGTGCGGTGGCCGCGCCCTGCACCGAGGAGAAGGTGTGCCCGATGTGCCGTTCCAGCGACTTCGTGACGTCCGCGAACTGCGCGAACCGCACCCGGGGGTCGGGTGCCGCGTTGTCCAGGTCGTTGGACGCGAGGAAAGTCTGGACCTCGGAATTGTCGAGCCAGCGAGAAGTGATGTCGATCGGGATCGTCCAGACGGTAGCCATGTCCCTACCGTAAGGGAAAACCTCGGTGAAGAACTCGCACGAGGAAGGCTCGAGGAGATTCGAACCCTTTCGACGTGCTACCGAGTGCGGGAGGATGGAGTGGTACCCATTCCGACGCAGGTTGGGAGAACATTCATGACAGCGCCCAGCTACTCCACCCGCACGGCCGTCGACATCGCGGTCGGCATTCTCATCGCCTTCCGCGGATGCTCCGAGAACGACGCGTTCACCGAACTCGCGGCGACGTCCCGCCGACACAAGGTCGCCCTCGCGCGCACCGCCCGCGCACTGATCGCGTTCATCCAGACCCATCACCACGACCTTCCCGCGTCCGACGTCACGGCTGCCGCTCTGCAGTGGAGCCACGCCACTCCGTACCGCGGCGCGTTCGGTACGGCCGCGTGAATTCGGTCGAAGTCTGAGAATTCTCTGGCTTCGACGGCGCGACGCTGCCCAAACCTTCAGACTCGATGTGAGACCGAACGACCAGCGCACCGAGATACGAAGAGGTAACTGAGTTGACGATCCGCAAAATCACGGTTGCCGCGGTAGCGATCGCCGCAGCCCTCACGATGTCCGCTTGTGGTTCCGACGAGCCGTCCGGGCCGAGCGCGACCACCACGTCCACGACCACGGCGGCGGCCGAGACCACCGACGACCTCGTTCTGCCCACCGCGGCCGAACTCAACGCCCTGCTGGCCAAGGGCCTCGACCCGGCCACTCCCCTCGAGGAGAAGATCGCCATGGTGGAGGGTTCGGAGCAGGACCCGAACCTGTTCAATCAGGTCGCTGCCGCCGCCCAGCAGGCGGGTGCGCAGGTCACGGTCCTGGACCCGGTGATCGACAACGGTGACGGCAGCGCCAGCGCGCAGCTGCAGCTGACGATCAACGGCCAGGTGCAGCAGAACACCCTGCCCGCCATCTTCGTGCCCGGCGAGAACGGGACGTGGAAATTGTCGAAGGCGACGGCATGCTCCATCGTGGCGATCGCGCAGCTGACGTCACCGGCCTGCCCGCCCGCCTGACCGGACTTCCGCGTCACGCGCCCTCCAGGGCCTCCCCGATCTCCTGGACGGCGCGGTTGTGCTGATCGGTGATCAGGATGTGTCCTGCCGCGATGGTCAGGGCAACCGGCCATTCGATGATCTCGACGGCGGCGAGCAAGCCGATCGCCGCGAAGAACGCCAGTTGCTCGGGCCTCGGCAGCGGCACCCTGCCGAGGATCGGTAGCTGCACCGCGAAGCCGCGCGCCTCCCGCACCCGCTGGACGGCGTCGCTCTGCGACTCCGCCTCCGACGTTTGTTGGGCCATGGTTCGTCTCCCTTGTCCGTGCCGTTTCCCGGTCAGCCACCTTGATCGCGGACCGTGTCAGCTGTGCTGAGTTCCGTCGCCCAGACCGCTGCCGGTGTCGTCTCCGCCGCCGGGGACCCGTTGACCGGGGTGGTCACCCGTGTCCTCACCCCACCGCTGCGGGAGGTGTACGCCGTGCTGCTGCGGGCGGGCGTGATCGACATCGTCGACTGATCGCCCGCAAGCTTTTCGAGCAGCCCCGGTGCGAACGCGGCTGCCGCGGTCGCCGCACCCGCGCATCCCAGCGCCTGCCCCCACCCGACCGGTCCGAGCGGGGTGCAGCCGAGGAGCTGGCTGACCCCGGGTGTACCGACCATCACGGTGAGTGCGGCCAGTGATCCGCCCGCGGTGAGCACCACGAGCGGGCTCCGCGAGTCGATCAGCGTCTGACCCAGCTGCGTGCCGACCAGTGCCACCAGCCCCACCGTCGACGCCCGGCGTTGCCTGCCCGTCACGCTCGCCAGCGCCCACGCCGTCGTCGCGCCTGCCGCGGTGGCGGCGCCGCGGATCGCGACGGTCCGCCACAGCGCAGCGCTGTCCGGTCCGCGGCCCTCTCCCCGGGCCTGTTCGTTGGGCGGGCTCACCGCGAGCGCGGCAGCGGGCAGGGCGTCCGTGAGCACGTTCACCAACAGGAGCTGACGCGCCGTGAGCGGCGACCGTCCGGCGATCGCGCTGCCGATCAGGGCGAACGCCACCTCCCCGGCATTTCCGCCGAGCAGCACGGACACCCCCGCCTGCACCCGCCGCCACAGCTGACGGCCCTCGTCGAGGGCGTCGAGCAACGCGTCGACGCGGCCGTCGAGGAGTACCACATCCGCGGCGCTGCGGGCCGGGTCGCTGCCGCGCGAGCTGACACCGATCCCCACGCTGGCCGCCCGGATCGCGGCCGCGTCGTTGGCGCCGTCGCCGACCATCGCGCAGACGTGACCGACGCGTTCGAGGGTCTGGACGATCTGCACCTTGTTCTCGGGCGACATCCGGGCGAAGACGACGCACTTCTCGACGGCGTTCTCCTGCCCCCGGTGCGAGAGGGTGTCCCAGTCGGTCCCGCTGATCACCTGCTCGGACGACACGGCCAGTCCCAGCTCCCGTGTGATGGCGGTGGCGGTGACGGGATGGTCGCCGGTGATCAGCCGGACCCCGACCTGTAGCCGTTCCAGGTCCGGCAGCAGTCCGGCCGCTTCGGGGCGTGGGGTGTCGGCCAGCCCGAGCAGTCCGACGAGGTGCAGGTCGCTGCCGCACAGATCGTCGAGTACCGCGGCGTCGTCGGCCGCGCGGCGCGCCTGGAAGGACGTGACGGTCCGGCGGGCGACGGCGATGACGCGCAATCCGTCGGCAGCCATGCCGAGAACGGTGTCGTGGACGGCGTCGGCGTCGATACCGGTGCACGCCGCGACCACGACCTCCGGTGCACCCTTCACCGACAGCTGCGTCCCCGACAGCGCGGCCGAGTAGGGCCGGCCGGAGCGGAACGGCAGGACGCTGCTCCGGTCGTCCTCCCGCGGAAGCAGACCCACTGCCGCGTCGGCGATCGCGACGTCGGTGGCATGCGCGGCCGGACCGCCGTCGGGCGTCACGGCGCTCCGGCCCGCGCACGCGAGGACGTCCTCGCGATCGAACCCCGGTTCCGGGACGGCGGTGACAACCCGCAGGCGGTTCTCGCTCAGGGTGCCCGTCTTGTCGAAGCACACCACGTCGACGCGGCCGAGCGCCTCGACGGACCGCGGTGCCCGCACCAGCGCGCCCGACTTCGTCAGTCTGCGTGCGGCGGCCTGCTGCGCCAAGGTCGCGACCAGCGGAAGCCCCTCGGGAACCGCCGCCACCGCGACCGCGACGCCGCTCGTGACGGCCTGCCGCAGTCCGGTGCCTCGCAAGAACCCCACGGCTGTGACCAGGGCCCCACCGCCCACGCTGACGGGCAGCACCCGGTCGGTGAGGCTTCTGAGCTGCGCCTGCAGACCCACGTGCGACGCACTCGCGGGGGTGAGCGCACCCGCGCGTCCCGCTTCCGTTGCGTCGCCGACCGCGGTGACGATCGCCGACGCCGTGCCGGTGAGGATCGTGGTACCCGCGAACACCATGCATGCACGTTCGCTGAGCGGCGCGCCCGGGGTCGGCGACGGCTGCTTGCTCACCGGCAGCGATTCCCCGGTGAGCGAGGACTCGTCGACCTCGACGCCCGACGCCTCGACGAGCCGGCCGTCGGCGGGCACCACCTCGCCGGGGCCGATCTCGATCACGTCGCCCGGCCGCAACCGGGAGGCCTCCACCCGCTCGGTCACGCGGCGCTCCGGGGACCCGGCGACGCGGTGCGCGGGCGGATCGCCCGCCGCCAGCAACCGGTTCAGCAGACGTTCCGCGTGCAGGCGTTGCACGGCCGACAGCGCGGCGTTGCCCGCCAGCACGGACCCCACGAGCACCGCGTCGATCGGCGACCCCAGCAGGGCGCTCGCCGCCGATCCGGTGGCGAGGACGGGGGTCAGCGGATCCGACAGTTCCGTGCGCATGGCCCGGCCGAAATCCC
This genomic interval carries:
- a CDS encoding cation-translocating P-type ATPase → MGLGRYVRAAASLPVRGAGVGLGVASFGGAVAVDLISTTARTATQIATEVLGGTPARRTSSGHGRAWIEVRGLDGPRGDDVAATVLRAVRETAGVAGAELNRALSRLVVTLDEDGPSVATLCAVVAGAEGVARPIARGAVRDRPRELPGDDVVLAERALALAAVTTGLVAAAGVRLLPMPTLPAAVPAAAVTFVNYQPRLRSMVEDRLGPDAAELLLATAQAVGDVLRRAPASLAVDVALRSAIAAEAWSGRRVWHRREPELARAPADDTDRPARARGASGPVERDVDRAAIAQWVGATAVGAATRSVAGAADAALVAAPKAARTAREAFAATLGRGLADRHAVLALRPGALRCLDRVDAVVVDPAVLHTAELRVSGIRAVRDADRTRVWEAARSAVEAGALGVGWHALTDLPDDVAAAAVDEDAAVLVTPAHHPSAAAVLAQARTSGAQVVSVNVDTLGGLRSAFDDLLPSSGSLDADLRDAVAQLQANGASVAVVASRAPHALSSADVGIGVLADDAPPPWCADLLVDDLVGVWRVLRSLPDARTASRRGVEIATAASMLGALVMLPGVRGRGPGPVTVGAAAGLWTGHSLARSVLRAEVPPAAPVHAWHEMPVTDVRRLLPARDDEEAAASRRRSVNLVLTPVEAIGRLTAWPVGLAWDFGRAMRTELSDPLTPVLATGSAASALLGSPIDAVLVGSVLAGNAALSAVQRLHAERLLNRLLAAGDPPAHRVAGSPERRVTERVEASRLRPGDVIEIGPGEVVPADGRLVEASGVEVDESSLTGESLPVSKQPSPTPGAPLSERACMVFAGTTILTGTASAIVTAVGDATEAGRAGALTPASASHVGLQAQLRSLTDRVLPVSVGGGALVTAVGFLRGTGLRQAVTSGVAVAVAAVPEGLPLVATLAQQAAARRLTKSGALVRAPRSVEALGRVDVVCFDKTGTLSENRLRVVTAVPEPGFDREDVLACAGRSAVTPDGGPAAHATDVAIADAAVGLLPREDDRSSVLPFRSGRPYSAALSGTQLSVKGAPEVVVAACTGIDADAVHDTVLGMAADGLRVIAVARRTVTSFQARRAADDAAVLDDLCGSDLHLVGLLGLADTPRPEAAGLLPDLERLQVGVRLITGDHPVTATAITRELGLAVSSEQVISGTDWDTLSHRGQENAVEKCVVFARMSPENKVQIVQTLERVGHVCAMVGDGANDAAAIRAASVGIGVSSRGSDPARSAADVVLLDGRVDALLDALDEGRQLWRRVQAGVSVLLGGNAGEVAFALIGSAIAGRSPLTARQLLLVNVLTDALPAAALAVSPPNEQARGEGRGPDSAALWRTVAIRGAATAAGATTAWALASVTGRQRRASTVGLVALVGTQLGQTLIDSRSPLVVLTAGGSLAALTVMVGTPGVSQLLGCTPLGPVGWGQALGCAGAATAAAAFAPGLLEKLAGDQSTMSITPARSSTAYTSRSGGVRTRVTTPVNGSPAAETTPAAVWATELSTADTVRDQGG